From a region of the Actinomadura luzonensis genome:
- the rsmA gene encoding 16S rRNA (adenine(1518)-N(6)/adenine(1519)-N(6))-dimethyltransferase RsmA, whose translation MRLLGPAEIRILADKLNLRPTKKLGQNFVIDAGTVRRIVRVAGLSADDVVIEVGPGLGSLTLALLPTAAHVVAVEIDPVLAAQLPATVAERGLSDRLTVVNADAMKIAPADLGGHVPTALVANLPYNVAVPVVLHLLQALPSLAKGLIMVQSEVADRLAAGPGSKVYGVPSVKAAWYADVRRAGPVGRTVFWPVPNVDSGLVSLTRREPPSTTATREQVFAVVDAAFAQRRKTLRAALSTWAGTAAEAERILRAADVDPSARGEQLDITAFARIAELKP comes from the coding sequence ATGAGGCTGTTGGGCCCTGCAGAAATACGTATTTTGGCGGACAAGCTAAATCTTCGTCCGACAAAAAAACTTGGCCAGAACTTCGTGATCGACGCGGGCACCGTCCGCCGCATCGTCCGCGTCGCGGGCCTCTCGGCCGACGACGTGGTCATCGAGGTCGGCCCGGGGCTCGGCTCGCTCACCCTGGCCCTGCTGCCGACGGCCGCGCACGTGGTGGCCGTCGAGATCGACCCGGTGCTCGCCGCCCAGCTTCCCGCCACGGTGGCCGAGCGCGGCCTGTCCGACCGCCTCACTGTCGTCAACGCCGACGCCATGAAGATCGCACCCGCCGACCTCGGCGGTCACGTGCCGACCGCCCTGGTCGCGAACCTGCCGTACAACGTGGCCGTCCCCGTGGTCCTCCACCTCCTCCAGGCACTCCCGTCCCTGGCCAAGGGCCTGATCATGGTGCAGTCCGAGGTCGCCGACCGGCTCGCCGCCGGGCCCGGCTCCAAGGTGTACGGGGTGCCGTCGGTCAAGGCCGCCTGGTACGCGGACGTCCGCCGCGCCGGGCCGGTGGGCCGCACCGTCTTCTGGCCCGTCCCGAACGTCGACTCCGGCCTGGTCTCCCTGACCCGCCGCGAGCCCCCGTCCACCACGGCCACCCGCGAGCAGGTCTTCGCCGTCGTGGACGCCGCCTTCGCCCAGCGCCGCAAGACCCTGCGCGCCGCCCTGTCCACCTGGGCCGGCACCGCCGCCGAAGCGGAACGCATCCTGCGCGCCGCCGACGTCGACCCCTCGGCCCGCGGCGAACAACTCGACATCACGGCCTTCGCCCGCATAGCCGAACTGAAACCCTGA